The Helicoverpa armigera isolate CAAS_96S chromosome 23, ASM3070526v1, whole genome shotgun sequence genomic sequence GAATACTTGCATCAGCCACAAAATAGCGAGGCTTTataaaattgcatatttttacaaaaataactacaacTTTATAATCACAATTTGTCTACTTATTTATCTATTGATTAAAGGGTAAGTTGTACCATTTAACTATgccgataaccaaaccataccCAGCCTTGAAATTACCGACTATTAGTCAAATCTGCGATTCGAAAATTGGAAATAGTTCAGCtatcgttataattaaatagtgcAACTTACCTTAAATATACTGAAATGAGCGTAGCGAGATACTTTACGAATTTACCTAAAGGTAATCAAAAGGCcattagaattattttattaaatgttcgAAGCTTTTTTGAATGCAaagattttactttattttttagacGCTTTATGACGCAGATGTTAGTTAAAAAGTTTAAGGCGCCTACCACACGTCAAAATTTCCCCACAGTTTAGTAATAACTTGCGCATGTGGTAGGCACGGCAGAGATTGAAGTATATTAAGTGAAATATTATTGACTTTCACATCATAAAGACTAAAAGCCATTATTTAATGATAAAAAGACTTATTCAAAATTCGAATAGAAGCACCAAAGCTACGCCCAGCGATTGGTctacattaaaacaaaagaatatcacACTCAAGTCTTTTTTAAATCCGGATCTAGTCTCCTCACGGCAGCCTCTAGCTCAAAGAGATGATCATCTTTGACGTCTGGTACTAGTTTCCTCATGGTTGCTGCTAAATTGTATACATACTCCTTGTTAGGCCCACTGGGACCATGGCAGGATACCACCTGTTGCGCGATCTCTTCTATTGATGCTTCACCTGGAATGATAGGGCATAGATATATGAGAATGAGTAGAACTACATACATCGATTTTTATTATCTGTCtattacaaaagtatttttatcaaattggctgaataagattttttaagccagtttataaaaataaatatttccaatGAGCCTAATTTTTAAAATAGCAATATGACTAACTGTGACAATGATTAATTCAGAaggaaaaattttgaaaaatttgattTAATCAAAGTAATAAGAAGATTACGGATGTTTGCTGCTGACCAGCATTATTTCAtacattgaattaattttggttTCGCAGTAAACCATAAAAGTTAAGGtagcaattaaattattacaaaataaacccTCAACCCACCAGCATAAGATTCATTTTCCTCCGTCGCCACATACAGAGTCAACTGGAATGGTTCATGATTCGTGTCTGCCGGATAGAATGTGATGGTCTTCCTCATGTATCCGTTCTTCTCTCGGTAGTCCAGGTGCTTGGTGACTTGAGCCACATCTTCTGTTCTTATCTTGTAAGCTATGCCCCACACTGTGCTGTTTGGGTCATCACTTTGGACCAGCGTTACGACTCTGCCCGGCTGGaattagaaaaaagtttttttttacaatcttCAGTGtgtgtaacaaataaaattgttattttaataaataaaagtcgatattttatacTAGCCCCGCAAGTTGATATTGCGATCGGCGGCCATCTTGGTGACGTAGTCGAAGCGTCAGTACCGTTCGCAAGGTCTTCGGTATTCTTAGATTACATTGTCTGTCATTTCTGTCTGAGTGGATATATCAGTCAGTCAGTTTCtctttttatatatatagatgaAAGTTTATTTGTCAGAATATGTGTGAGTAGGTATAAAGAGTTTACACTTTAgattgtattaataaaataacaaaatacaaataaacctATAACCCTAGCTTATTTACTTTGTAttaccatattttttgttagctGTACTTTTGTGCGACGGATGACGTCATACAGCTGTTATTGTGACAAGGTTCCATCGCAATATCAACGTGCGGGGCTAGTACAATAAAAGTATGTATCAACATGTATAAATCAAGTAGTGTAAAAAAAGGAGCTGAGtcatgataatgatgatgaaataatgaaaagcaaaaagaaatagatttatTTGCAAAGTATAATATAGCACAAAAAAACAGATATATTTGAGATGAGAACTTCAAGTAGAGTCACAAGACACGacatataataaattgaataaacaaACATGTTAATAAATGACGTACATATGAAGTGTTACCCTTGGTTTGCTATGATTACCCAGTTTTGCCTTAGAATAGGCATTGCAAGCGAGTTTTGAGTAGCTTACCTGTTAGATCTGACAAGCATGAGATATTCTAATTACTTACTTTTTCTGGTACTCCTCGGTGGTCAATACTATGTTGATAAAATCTTCTCAAGTAACCTTTTATATAACCTACGATTTTGCAATCGTATTTGAAGTCTACTTTCCACACCAATGATCCATAGCCAAATATCCACAtttttttcacgttttaatttatcaaatgaATAAGTTTTGGacctttttatataaatatgtttgaataaattattaaaaataggaacTTAAAATTTCAATTCGCTCATTTTGATAATTGTATGGCTGATGGATGCCTGACTATGACATGCATGACACTAATGACTACTAATGAGTGACATACAGTCCTCGAATATTCTCGCACCCTTGCCTCACCTTGTCACAccacattaaaatttaaaactgaataaaactCGTGCAAGAAATGTGTAATGTGACTTTTCTTTAAATCTGAAACGAATTTCGGAATGATCTCTTGAAACTGGAACTGTGCagtatttttaatgtcaaaatCAACTATAAACGCCTAATAAACTGAGGAAAAAATAGGGTATTCTCAAATCCACCTAACAGCCTCTGGACATTTAGTAGTAGCAGTAGGCAGGAAGTGCCAATGAGGAGCATTCAGGGATACCGGCAGTAAGCACGGCGGTATAACACCGTCAGTTTTTCTTCAATGCTATTCTCGTATTTAAATGCGAGTAATTATAGATGTAAAGTGTTATCCAGACACCAGAATATTTAGGTTTCGTTTACTTATACGAAAACAcaagagatatttattttattacactaagAAGTTGACTTTAAGTAGCTATTTACAATGCTATTTACCCATAACACCTTGAACTTCCTTGCCGTTCTCCCAAGACTTACTGGTAgaggttttatataaaaaaagaaattaagacTCTCGAAGAAGGTTCATTTACCATTCATTCGACGGCATAGATGTAAATTATGTCTATGTTCTACGGTgtcaaaatattacaatatgtCATAGCTagtttaatacatttttattggtttaatattataaaatggctggataaaacaaaaattcataGGTTATCTCGTAGCTACATGTACCATTTGCTTATGTATGGACACTATTTTATTCGAATATGGTGATCTACAGCAGTAACGAATATGCTTGGCTTGCTTAAAGTCAGAAGAACAACAATAAtgactaaaaaaataaagcctttATAATAACAGTCACTTATCAATGTCTATAGCTCAGAGACTGTGTAATGAAATTGTGGAGCCAGCCATAAAACCTGCTATCTTAAGCACATCCAGGAAATGTATGTTTCAGAACCCTAAGACTTCATCAAGCGGACACCGTTCTTCGAATTCCCGACCTATTAATCCTCAGAAAAGTATAAATGTTCAAAAAAGGAAGACTTCCAGCAAATTACCAACGCGAGAATCTTTCGGCAGTGGCAACCTTCTTCGGTCATCCAAGCTAAAAAATCTTATAGATACAGCGGTCAACACCTTCGTATCTGGACCTCAAGCTTGTGATAGCAGGACCCTTCTACAATCTAAGCTCAAAAACATCGAAAGCGAAAGTCATATTAAACCAAAGTATATTCTTATAGATACAGCTGTCAACACCTTAGTATCTGGACCCATAACGTGTGAGAACCATTGCGTAACAAACTTGCGCAAACGCAAGTCTTCTCCGGCCAACCGCTGCGCTTGCAAATGTTCTCTTggaaaactaaataattgtAAAGCCAGCGTTAAGGAAATTCAAACACAtcataacagaaattattttctcGCCGATAAAGCTTGTTCAAAAATTGTTGAGAAAGCCAGTTGTGGTACACAGTTTCTTGAGACACTAAGCAAAGCAATACGGCAGCGTCGAGATAAACCTAAATCATTGTGTAAAGAAACGATGACTGTGCTATCTACAAGACGATCACAGGGTACGAAAGTTAGACAGGAATCTCAACACAATCATAAGAAGTCCCAGGCGGTCAATTCGAACTGTAGTTTCAAGTTAAGTTCCAAGCGATGGGCACTCAATCACTTCCCAGTTCAAGGACCAGATTTTTGagacacattaaaaaaataagtaattattatttattttcattctctTACTTTGAACCTCTACCTGTAGCTATCCTTACCTATAGTCTCCCCACACTATTTGTCGTTTAGGAAGGAAGAATACCGCGCGACTTGCAAGTCGCTGAATAGAACTGTTATTCAGGGTTTCAACAATCAAACATCAACATCTCCAAAATGTACAACCAGCAGTACTAAACTGACATTCTTGTACCAAGCTGGTTAAActcaaactcattttttttatttcaaactagctgaccccgcgaacttcgtatcgtttaaaccttccctggacctctacagacattttaaaaccaaaataagccaaatcggtccagccattccggagttttagtgagactaacgaacagcaattcatttttatatataagagaAGAGAAGAGAGAAGATAAGAGAAGataggcctataaaagctctttcgaaacgtcaaagttaggtgcacggttccaaagagttggtctcatggagaagaaccggcaagaaactccatggacaccacatggacactctttttaaaagaaaataaaattaattacatatttcatacagttttctatctagtcctgagaatgttatttttttttattgtccgacataatttattaaaggCAGCCTAGAATAGTATAAGGAAGTTctggagttggcgctagataggcgtaaatggaaggagctgcaccgacaagagctgggctcttaaatttaaGAAGAAGAAGCCTAGAATAGAAGATTAAAAAGATTGCCCAAAATTACGAATTATACGACAGTAGCTACCTACAGAGTTCATATTGACGTTGCGCATTAGCGTATTTTTTGTTCCAGAATTTAATTGTTCGTCTAGTTGGCCCCTTACTTACAAGATGACCAAAAAGGTACGCCGATTCGGTTTTGcttgatttttagggttccgaacCCAacagggtaaaacgggacctgATTGGTCGTCTTCACCGGGCTGCCTCATGAACCATCATAGATACGTAAGCCCTCTTGGGGTACCTAATACAATGGGGGTTTATTATGTTCTGTATGCCTATGTAATAGCTAGACTGCAGATTTTTTCACAGATAATGTGGGTATTTATACTGTTGCTGCTTTATTATTGGATACCCACTGCTTACCTAGGAGTTATGATCAGAGTCGGAAAGCCATTACCTTCAAACTTTCCAATATAGgatatacctattattttaaaactttacacTATAGAAAAAGTGCAGTGCGGCGTCGGTACCGTAATCGCTCGTAAGGTTGCTGTAAATGTCCATTTTGAAAGAGCCTTTATGGTTTCAGGAAgcaattttttcaaatagagACTTGACTGTTGCTCTTGtcttattttaaataggttagGGAAATTAAACAACttgattgaaataataaaaaggtttaTTCCTAGTCCACTACGACTGCATACAAAATTAGTGCTTTCATCTTGTTTTgtacctaaaaaaataatacaataatgtgTAAGagacaaatacataataataacatttaaaaggCAAAATTTAGTCAGtacattcattaattttattatttcaaatataaatggATATGTCagaaaacatataattttaacagTTCAAATCTGTAGAGTATCTGGTATAAACACAGATTTGTTCTGAGAATATTGTTAAAAGGCTCACAGGCCCactataaacaataacaaaaagtaGCACTTAATAGTATTCCTTATACtataaacagaaataataaatttatagaCCTATATTGAAATTTCCAGAATTTCCATAAGGATCTAATGTAATACTTGGAACTACAAGTGCACAGTGTGTTCATCCTCCATTCAGTCAATACAAGCTATAAGAATATGCTTGTATAAGAGAACTAATCACACCTGTGCAATAATCCTTAACATGTAACTCTTTAGTATGAGCCAATTTATCAAGGCTTATTTTCATACATCTCTGCAATAAAATACACTTTACCATCAACAATTTATAAGCAGGGATGTGTAATTATGCtagctatatttatttaatttagtgtaTAAAACTGCACTACTTATTGTATATTGTCCATAGTGGGCATGTATCAGAAAGACAAGGCTCACATGTTCTGTTGTGCCGGACTGGCCGGCGGGGGCTGAGCTTCCAAGTTCTTAATGAGCTGAGCCAGCCAGTGCTTAGTGGAGTTATCTTCCTGGAGGCAAGCTGCAAACGTGGAGTCTCTCAACTGGTCGGGCAGACATTGTCTTAAGGCCTCTCTAGCTCTAGCATTGTCAGACAGGCGCAAATAACATCTGACAACATGTTTCAGTAAGCGTGCGGACGGGTCTTTGGCCAGAGATAATACCATTTTTCCTAATATCATAGCTACATGAGAGAATCTGTCATACGTTTGGCAAATATAACAAAGTCCACTGTCATCTAGCAAtatcttttgtaaaataaatgtagcCACTGTCTTGGATAGTTCAGATCCATTTTCCATGATACGCAGACACAGTGGTATTATTTCAGTGGTCAACAGAAAAGTAATAACTTCCTGTTCATCTGTTTTGACTAAGGCTCCAATAACTCCGAGGCTGGTAAGGCGTAAGTATTCGAAAGGACGTGTTTTGGAAACAGTGTGGAGGAAGGGATAAAGGAATAGCGGTACGTGTGCTTGTAGGAAGGCCGAACGGGTCTCGGGATGCGAGGCGACGCACTGCATGAGCGCCAGCGCGTTGCACACGCGGTTGCTCTGGTGCGCCGTGAGCGTCGGCGGGATCATGGCCACATAGATGTTGGTGATCTCCTGCAGCAGCGCGGCGATCGTGCCGAAGCTGTGCCACAACATAGGCGCCAGGTCCGGCACATTCTCGCGCTTCTTACTCAGCTCCAATAAAGCATTCTCTCGGGTCTCAGGATTGCACAGTTCCAGGAtccatgtaaatattttttccctgTCCACGGACTGCATGTTCGCCGGGCTCTGCTGGGCACTCATGTTAATCATTGATCTGGTTCAAATGCTTTTTGCACTGGCTTCTTACAATACACGTAGGCTACGTTAAGGTTAAaatcattgtatttttatgttaacgTTTAAAATTTCACAGAACCATGTGTCAATTTGTGGTTTATTAACGATATTAGTTTAAATACTTTGTTAACGAGATTAAAATACTAACTTATTAACTATTTCTCGAAAGAGACAAGCGTCGGACAATCGACGACATTGACGTGACAATTGACagacaacaaaaataatcatagACAAAATCAACAGCTTGTTATGGAGACTATGTTAGGGATAGGCTACACCCACTGGATTTTACGGTAAATATTCGGTTTT encodes the following:
- the LOC126054036 gene encoding putative glutathione-specific gamma-glutamylcyclotransferase 2; protein product: MWIFGYGSLVWKVDFKYDCKIVGYIKGYLRRFYQHSIDHRGVPEKPGRVVTLVQSDDPNSTVWGIAYKIRTEDVAQVTKHLDYREKNGYMRKTITFYPADTNHEPFQLTLYVATEENESYAGEASIEEIAQQVVSCHGPSGPNKEYVYNLAATMRKLVPDVKDDHLFELEAAVRRLDPDLKKT
- the LOC126054035 gene encoding CCR4-NOT transcription complex subunit 9, whose product is MINMSAQQSPANMQSVDREKIFTWILELCNPETRENALLELSKKRENVPDLAPMLWHSFGTIAALLQEITNIYVAMIPPTLTAHQSNRVCNALALMQCVASHPETRSAFLQAHVPLFLYPFLHTVSKTRPFEYLRLTSLGVIGALVKTDEQEVITFLLTTEIIPLCLRIMENGSELSKTVATFILQKILLDDSGLCYICQTYDRFSHVAMILGKMVLSLAKDPSARLLKHVVRCYLRLSDNARAREALRQCLPDQLRDSTFAACLQEDNSTKHWLAQLIKNLEAQPPPASPAQQNMYKTR